Within the Novosphingobium pentaromativorans US6-1 genome, the region ACCGATCTTGGCGGCAAGTTGATCCGAAAAGGTGACAAGGTCGTGCTTTGGTACTGGTCGGCGAATCGCGACGAAGTAGTATTCGAAGACGGTGATACATTCCGTGTCGATCGGCCTAACGCTCAACGTCACGCCGGCTTTGGTTGGGGCGTCCATCGCTGCCTTGGCAGGCGTGTAGCTGACATTGAGCTACGGCTGCTTTGGGAAGAAATCCTGCCGCGCTTCCGCCGTCTCCGCCTCTGTGAGCCACCGGAGAGGCTAGCCTCAAACTTTTCGTCCAATTACAAGCGCGTGATGGTCATTGCCGAGAGATGAACGAACCCGGTCGGGAGCCTACTCGAAGAAGGCGATTAGCCGCTCGTCAATGCTCTCGCGGGGCGGGACGCCTTCGGGGCAGGTCGGATCACTGAAGGCGGCATGGGCGATGCCCTGCGGTCGGGCCGGATCGGAATCGTGGCCGGTAAAGACCATCAGGTCGTTCCGACCTAGCTTTGGAAAGTAGAACCAATTCTGAGCTGGGTTATAGTGGTAAAGCCTGAGTTCGAAGCGGATTGTGCTGCCATCTCTGGCCGTAATCACCTGATCGCAGCCAACAATATCCTCCGGCAATACGCTGGCCGGCTCGCAGAATGCGAGCGGCGTATCCTGTGGCGGATCGGTCAGGCACTGCCAGACATTGTAGATAGCATAGCGACGAGCCAGTCTCACCTGCGCTTCTCGGCCAGACAGCAGATGCTCCACCCAAAAACGTGAACCGGCATCCGAGGGACTGAAATCGCAATGGGCAAAGCGTCCGAGCACGGTCGTCCCATCACGCCTGTGGCGTACCGAGCGTTCGCTACGACGGACGACGCCATTCCCCAGCGCCACGACCTTTACGGCTCCAGTCGTACTGGCGACGAATTCCTCGAGCGCTCGAAGATAGGCGATGCGGCCTTCACCTGCCGGTTGGTATTCCAGCGGACATGCCCGTTGAACAATCTCGATGCCGTGCCGGTCGAGCGTGAATGTCGTCCGCTCGTCATGGACCGCGCTGATTGGAACGATGTGTTGTGTAAGCGGGAGAAAATCCTTGTCTGAAGGTGTATCATGAAAGACAGGACGCCGCTTGCACGGCGCTAGGAACGCGATCTCGGCTTCGACCATCGCCAACGAGTACTCCGCATGATCAGAACTCGGGACTACGGGCTTGTCTCTCCACTATGCCCTTATTAACGAATAGGGCATCATGAGGGGCAAATCCAATTTATTCCTAACGCGGAGAAATCTGCTTGGAGCGGTCGCTTGCTCGGCGTTGTTGCCAAGCCCCCTCGGCGCGTCAGCGGCGGCTCAGCGCGTTGCCGTACTGGATTGGGCCATTGCCGAGACCCTTTTTGCGCTCGGAAAACCGCCGGTTGCGTTGGTGGCGGCGAGCGATTGGAACCGATTCGTGGTCGAGCCGCGCCTGCCGGCCGGCACGGCCGACATCGGCATCCAGCAAGAGGTCAATTTCGAGCTCTTGGCCGCTCTGCGCCCAGACATCATCCTGACATCGCCCTTTTCGCAAGACCAGGAGCCGGCGCTCGCCCGCATCGCACCGGTTCGCCGCTTCACCGTCTTTGAGCCGACACCCTCGCCGCTCGAGCGTCCTCGTAGATTGACCCGTGAATTGGGAGCGATGATCGGTGCCGAACGACAGGCAGAAGCCCTGATCACATACAGCGATGCACAGTTTGCCGCTTGCCGCGCTCGTCTTGCGCGTTTGCGCCTGCCGCCAGTTCTGCTTGTGGGCTTTCTCGATGCACGGCACGTGCGCGCTTATGGCGGAGTTGGGCTCTACCAGAATGTGCTCGAGACACTGGGTCTCCAGAACGCCTGGACCAAACTCACAAATGCCTGGGGCTTTGCGACGACGGGGATAGAAGGGCTCGCAACCGACAAGGACGTGCGTCTCATCACCTTCCAGCCCGTCCCGCCAGATGCGTTGCCGACACTCGCGCAGAGTCCTCTCTGGCGCGAGCTGCCGTTCGTTAAGGCGGGCCATATGTCGACATTGCCGCCGGTTCTCATGTTCGGGGCGCTGCCGGCCGCCCTGAGATTCGCGCGCCTCCTCACGACCGAGTTGGAGCGCGTCGCGGGATGAAGGATGGAATGGTGAAATTTGGGCCGGCCCCGCTGGCCATGCTCCTCGCTCTGATCGCCTGCGGGTTGGTGGTTCCAGTCATTCATGACCCGCTTACGGCCTTCCTGCAAACGCCATCGAAGGCCGAAGGCTACGACGCAGACAGGATGGTCTTCATCTATGCGACGCTGCCACGGCTGGCCATGGCTGCGCTGTGTGGCGCGGGGCTTGCGGGGGCCGGAGCAATCATGCAATTCGTGCTGCGCAACCCGCTGGCTTCGCCGACGACGCTCGGTGTCGAGGCTGGTGCGCGAGTTGCACTGGCAATCGCCACAGTTGCGGCGCCCGGCCTTCTCGGCTTCGGTCGCGATCTTGTGGCGATCTCGGGCAGCGCGATCACTACAGGTCTAGTATTCCTGCTCGTTCGACGTCGCAATTTCGAGCCTGTCGCAACGGTGATAGCCGGCTTGATCGTCGGGCTGTTCTGCGGCGCTCTGGCCGCCCTATTGGGCCTAGTCGAGGCTCGGCAAATGACCGCAGTGTTCCTATGGGGTAGCGGCTCTTTGAGCCAACAGAGCTGGTCGCCGTTCATGGGTCTGGCGCTGCGTTTGGGGTTGGTCTCATTGGCCTTGCTGCCGCTCCTGCGCTCTTTGGCCGTTCTGCAATTGGGCGATGAAGGGGCTCGAGGGCTTGGCCTGTCCGTCGCGCGGCTGCGTTTCGTCGCGATCGCTATCGCCTCCACCATGACCGCCTTCGTTGTCAGCATGGTCGGCGTTATCGGATTCGTTGGTCTTGTCGCGCCGGCTCTTTCGCGGTTGGCGGGCGCGCGTCGGCTCGGTGCTCAACTGGGTTGGTCGATCTTGCTTGGCGCATTGATGCTGCTTATCACCGATGCGACCGTCATGCTTTTCGCCGGCCAGCTTTCGGAGTTTCTTCCGACCGGGGCCGTTACGGCCGTTCTCGGTTCGCCTTTGCTCCTGCTGCTCATTCGCCGGATGAAGCCATCGGCGCCCCCCGCCATCGCTACGCCGCCCAGTTGGAGTGATCCACCCGCGGCGCGGACGCCTGTTGTCCTCACGGGGCTGGGACTGCTCGTCATTGTCGCCTTGCTCGTCGGCCGAGGGCCGACCGGCAGCTGGTCTCTACCCTTTGGTGCGTGGGACGCGGTTGCTGTCTGGCGGCTTCCGCGGATCCTGGCCAGCGGCGCAGCCGGTGCCCTGTTGGCTATCTCCGGTGTCGTCCTGCAACGCCTGACTCGCAACGAGCTTGCGAGCCCCGAGGTGCTCGGAGTCTCGGCCGGCGCATTGCTGGCTGTAGCGCTGAGCCTGCTGGTCTTCGGTGAGATCGGCGTCGCAGGCGAGGCGGCGACAGCCGTTTGTGGTGGCCTGGTTGTCTTGCTGCTGATTTTGGCTCTCGGAAGGCGCAGCGCTTTTGCTCCAGACCATATGTTGCTGGCG harbors:
- a CDS encoding ABC transporter substrate-binding protein, whose translation is MRGKSNLFLTRRNLLGAVACSALLPSPLGASAAAQRVAVLDWAIAETLFALGKPPVALVAASDWNRFVVEPRLPAGTADIGIQQEVNFELLAALRPDIILTSPFSQDQEPALARIAPVRRFTVFEPTPSPLERPRRLTRELGAMIGAERQAEALITYSDAQFAACRARLARLRLPPVLLVGFLDARHVRAYGGVGLYQNVLETLGLQNAWTKLTNAWGFATTGIEGLATDKDVRLITFQPVPPDALPTLAQSPLWRELPFVKAGHMSTLPPVLMFGALPAALRFARLLTTELERVAG
- a CDS encoding CmcJ/NvfI family oxidoreductase — protein: MVEAEIAFLAPCKRRPVFHDTPSDKDFLPLTQHIVPISAVHDERTTFTLDRHGIEIVQRACPLEYQPAGEGRIAYLRALEEFVASTTGAVKVVALGNGVVRRSERSVRHRRDGTTVLGRFAHCDFSPSDAGSRFWVEHLLSGREAQVRLARRYAIYNVWQCLTDPPQDTPLAFCEPASVLPEDIVGCDQVITARDGSTIRFELRLYHYNPAQNWFYFPKLGRNDLMVFTGHDSDPARPQGIAHAAFSDPTCPEGVPPRESIDERLIAFFE
- the fhuB gene encoding Fe(3+)-hydroxamate ABC transporter permease FhuB; this encodes MKDGMVKFGPAPLAMLLALIACGLVVPVIHDPLTAFLQTPSKAEGYDADRMVFIYATLPRLAMAALCGAGLAGAGAIMQFVLRNPLASPTTLGVEAGARVALAIATVAAPGLLGFGRDLVAISGSAITTGLVFLLVRRRNFEPVATVIAGLIVGLFCGALAALLGLVEARQMTAVFLWGSGSLSQQSWSPFMGLALRLGLVSLALLPLLRSLAVLQLGDEGARGLGLSVARLRFVAIAIASTMTAFVVSMVGVIGFVGLVAPALSRLAGARRLGAQLGWSILLGALMLLITDATVMLFAGQLSEFLPTGAVTAVLGSPLLLLLIRRMKPSAPPAIATPPSWSDPPAARTPVVLTGLGLLVIVALLVGRGPTGSWSLPFGAWDAVAVWRLPRILASGAAGALLAISGVVLQRLTRNELASPEVLGVSAGALLAVALSLLVFGEIGVAGEAATAVCGGLVVLLLILALGRRSAFAPDHMLLAGIAVSALADALVGVLTAVGDPRAMRLLGWMSGSVAGVSLEAAVLTMLAAVLTLIAALVLRRWLEILPLGPEAAQGLGVNLPRARLTLLLLAALASVAAMPILGPVTFIGLVAPHIVMTLGLRKLQSLIFAAAGAGAAIMIGADWLARTVSFPLQLPTGLVAALLGAPALMLLLNRRARGK